In Hermetia illucens chromosome 1, iHerIll2.2.curated.20191125, whole genome shotgun sequence, one genomic interval encodes:
- the LOC119661185 gene encoding defensin-A-like — MRSLLVLGLIVATFTVYTSAQPYQLEYEEDGPEYALELPIEEEELPSQVVEQHYRAKRATCDLLSPFGVGHAACAVHCIAMGRRGGWCDDRAVCNCRR, encoded by the coding sequence ATGCGTTCTCTCCTTGTTTTGGGTTTAATTGTTGCCACTTTCACGGTCTACACCTCAGCACAACCATATCAGCTAGAATACGAAGAAGATGGTCCTGAATACGCACTGGAACTCcctattgaagaagaagaacttcCTAGTCAGGTAGTGGAGCAGCATTATCGGGCAAAACGTGCAACCTGTGACCTCTTGAGCCCCTTCGGCGTGGGTCATGCCGCCTGCGCAGTTCATTGTATTGCCATGGGACGACGCGGAGGATGGTGCGATGACCGAGCCGTTTGTAATTGCAGACGTTAA